The following coding sequences are from one Rhodobiaceae bacterium window:
- the bdbD gene encoding disulfide bond formation protein D translates to MKYGPRLPHMIARLMGTATIAATLAFGSTAVTAESAQSEFNANQTEAIGQIVREYLLENPQVMIEVFDKLEEQQAAAEKQAAEAAIASNSDGLFNDDYSYVYGNPDGDVTVVEFFDYKCGYCKRAVKDVIAAVEEDGNIRLVYKEFPILSEQSEVAARAAMAAISQNKYMEMHLALMATSGDLDEDRIMRIADDAGLDTDRLKQDMKDPGIQAAIDRNHQIAREIGIEGTPAFVIGSQMVPGAVGKARLLEVVEQERTACVSC, encoded by the coding sequence ATGAAGTACGGGCCTCGTTTGCCTCATATGATTGCCAGACTTATGGGTACGGCGACTATTGCCGCAACGCTGGCATTTGGGAGCACGGCAGTTACAGCAGAAAGCGCTCAATCTGAGTTCAATGCAAATCAGACAGAAGCCATCGGCCAGATTGTTCGAGAATATCTGCTTGAGAATCCTCAAGTCATGATCGAGGTGTTTGACAAGCTGGAAGAGCAACAGGCCGCTGCAGAAAAGCAAGCCGCTGAGGCGGCAATTGCCAGCAATAGCGACGGGCTTTTCAACGATGACTATTCCTATGTGTATGGCAATCCTGACGGCGACGTCACGGTCGTTGAATTCTTTGATTATAAGTGCGGATATTGCAAACGCGCCGTCAAAGATGTGATTGCGGCCGTGGAAGAGGATGGCAATATCCGTCTCGTCTACAAAGAGTTCCCCATCCTCTCTGAACAATCTGAAGTAGCCGCACGCGCCGCGATGGCCGCCATCTCTCAGAATAAATATATGGAGATGCACCTGGCTCTGATGGCCACCAGCGGAGATCTAGATGAAGATCGTATCATGCGTATTGCCGATGATGCAGGGCTCGATACAGACCGTCTGAAGCAAGACATGAAGGACCCTGGTATTCAGGCCGCGATCGATCGCAACCATCAGATCGCTCGGGAGATTGGCATTGAAGGCACACCAGCCTTCGTCATTGGCAGCCAAATGGTTCCTGGCGCAGTGGGCAAGGCACGGCTGTTGGAAGTCGTCGAGCAGGAACGGACTGCCTGCGTCAGCTGCTAA
- the amiC gene encoding N-acetylmuramoyl-L-alanine amidase AmiC produces MRRDPFIKIDQLIARWARGLAAPVLACLLVVSGLGLAGPAVAEGPAVTSAKALVSNLRLGEQGDVTRLVIDFGQGTSVPQNVFTLADPYRVVIDLQDVNFQLPAEAGKTGRGLVTGFRYGQFQEGLSRIVVDATGPVKISRHFALPAQSGFGHRVVVDLQAATPAEFAQSVGLGRPIAAPTAAAPPVSTPREPTADIDRKRVIVVDAGHGGVDPGTHGQSGALEKDVVLAFAKEFGAQLRATGRYEVHLTRDTDRFIPLRERVNIARRQNADLFLSIHADAIDRRGVSGMSIYTLSENASDKEAAALAAKENRSDVIAGVDLHGESSEVTDILIDLAQRETKNFSVRFARTVVRNAEGVTPLLQRTHRFAGFRVLKAPDVPSVLVELGFLTNRSDERNLTTTSWRRRVAGALVKSVDSYFGERLAEGTY; encoded by the coding sequence ATGCGTAGAGACCCATTCATCAAGATTGATCAGCTGATCGCTCGCTGGGCGAGAGGCCTGGCAGCGCCTGTATTGGCGTGCCTTCTCGTTGTGAGTGGCTTGGGGCTGGCAGGGCCCGCAGTAGCTGAAGGGCCGGCAGTGACGAGCGCCAAAGCGCTTGTCTCAAACCTGCGCCTTGGTGAGCAGGGCGATGTGACCCGGCTCGTTATCGATTTTGGCCAGGGCACAAGTGTTCCCCAGAACGTTTTCACCCTGGCAGATCCCTACCGCGTGGTAATCGATCTGCAGGATGTCAATTTTCAGTTGCCCGCGGAAGCAGGCAAGACCGGACGAGGACTGGTTACCGGTTTTCGGTACGGACAGTTTCAAGAGGGCCTCTCCCGCATCGTGGTCGATGCAACAGGGCCAGTAAAAATCTCCCGTCATTTTGCCTTGCCGGCTCAAAGCGGCTTTGGGCATCGCGTCGTTGTGGACTTGCAGGCAGCCACGCCAGCGGAGTTTGCGCAGAGCGTGGGCCTTGGCCGTCCGATCGCCGCGCCAACGGCCGCCGCGCCACCTGTGTCGACACCCAGAGAGCCAACAGCAGACATTGACCGGAAACGGGTCATCGTCGTTGATGCGGGCCATGGTGGTGTTGACCCGGGGACCCATGGTCAGTCTGGGGCGCTTGAAAAAGACGTCGTTCTGGCATTTGCCAAAGAGTTTGGCGCGCAGCTGCGGGCAACCGGCCGCTACGAAGTTCATCTCACCCGCGACACAGACCGCTTCATCCCGTTGCGCGAACGGGTAAACATCGCGCGTCGACAGAACGCTGACCTGTTCCTCTCCATTCACGCGGACGCCATTGACCGCCGGGGTGTGAGCGGCATGTCGATTTACACCCTGTCTGAAAACGCATCTGATAAAGAAGCTGCCGCGCTGGCTGCCAAGGAAAACAGGTCTGACGTCATTGCTGGGGTGGACCTGCACGGCGAGTCCTCAGAAGTCACAGATATTCTCATCGACCTGGCGCAGCGCGAAACGAAAAACTTCTCCGTGCGCTTTGCCCGCACCGTTGTGCGCAATGCGGAAGGGGTGACACCGCTCCTTCAACGTACGCATCGGTTTGCGGGCTTCCGCGTCCTAAAGGCGCCGGACGTTCCCTCAGTTCTTGTAGAACTGGGCTTCCTCACCAACCGATCTGATGAACGTAATCTCACAACCACCAGCTGGCGCCGACGCGTGGCGGGGGCGCTTGTGAAATCAGTCGACAGCTATTTTGGCGAGCGACTGGCTGAAGGCACGTACTAA
- the atsA gene encoding arylsulfatase, with the protein MYRILSLVCLVISTSAWATEDVVDNIVPEAPPLPNIIVIVADDLGWKDLGYQGSEIRTPRIDALANDGLTLDRFYAQPMCSPTRASLLTGNSTARLGITRALSKLVPTGLPLDQTILPQYLKDMGYQTSLVGKWHLGFRQREYLPTSRGFDSFYGHLTGGIGYWDHVHGGGYDWARNEEVLREEGYATHLMANEAVRIIKDRNPDEPLFLYAAFSAPHLPNEAPEETIATYADIEDPNRRVHAAMVTELDTGIGQIVDALEEQGMLDNTLIWFMSDNGGLNPSAAPPAALSAFTTLDEWFGDWELPLTILEFARVNFLEGGSDNGILRSGKGTLYEGGVRVPSFLYWRGKLQSRQVGDMVTVQDVLPSILSLLQSDAGNREFDGIDRWSVLQDGQSGEVRDYMTVALDGEALFQYPWKLIRFGEDDMELYNVEDDPSEQNDLAAVEEHAQRRDEMIAALDAKPRGEAVGVSLWRVFWDPDFFGGEENRQPWMEIVQ; encoded by the coding sequence ATGTACAGAATTCTATCCTTGGTTTGTCTTGTGATCTCAACATCTGCGTGGGCGACAGAGGACGTTGTAGACAACATCGTGCCTGAGGCGCCGCCACTCCCAAACATCATCGTGATTGTCGCAGATGACCTGGGCTGGAAAGACCTGGGCTACCAGGGAAGCGAGATCCGCACACCCCGCATTGACGCCTTGGCGAATGACGGGCTGACGCTCGATCGTTTTTATGCGCAGCCTATGTGCAGCCCGACCCGAGCGTCCTTGCTCACGGGTAACTCGACCGCACGTCTCGGGATTACACGGGCTTTGTCGAAACTGGTGCCGACGGGCCTTCCTTTAGACCAGACAATTTTGCCTCAATACCTCAAAGATATGGGCTACCAGACATCCCTGGTTGGCAAATGGCATTTAGGCTTTCGTCAGCGTGAATATCTGCCCACGTCGAGGGGGTTTGACTCCTTCTATGGACACCTGACCGGCGGCATTGGCTATTGGGATCATGTCCATGGCGGTGGCTATGACTGGGCGCGCAACGAAGAGGTTCTGCGAGAAGAAGGCTATGCGACCCATTTGATGGCCAACGAAGCCGTCCGCATCATCAAAGACCGCAACCCTGATGAACCGCTCTTTTTGTATGCAGCCTTTAGCGCGCCACACCTGCCTAATGAGGCGCCTGAAGAAACGATTGCGACCTATGCTGACATAGAAGACCCCAATCGCCGCGTTCATGCGGCCATGGTAACGGAACTGGATACAGGCATCGGCCAGATCGTTGATGCCTTGGAAGAGCAGGGGATGCTCGACAATACACTGATCTGGTTCATGAGTGACAATGGTGGCCTTAATCCCTCTGCGGCGCCCCCAGCTGCTCTAAGTGCTTTCACAACCCTTGATGAATGGTTCGGTGATTGGGAATTGCCGTTGACGATCCTGGAATTTGCGCGTGTGAACTTTCTCGAGGGGGGAAGCGACAACGGCATTTTGCGGAGCGGCAAAGGCACCCTTTACGAGGGTGGTGTCCGCGTTCCTTCATTCCTTTATTGGCGCGGCAAGCTGCAATCGCGGCAGGTGGGAGACATGGTCACGGTGCAGGACGTCCTCCCATCAATCCTGTCTTTGCTGCAAAGCGATGCGGGTAATCGGGAGTTTGACGGCATCGACCGATGGTCCGTGTTGCAAGATGGGCAGTCAGGGGAGGTTCGGGACTATATGACAGTGGCGCTCGATGGAGAGGCATTGTTCCAATATCCCTGGAAACTCATTCGGTTCGGAGAGGATGATATGGAGCTCTACAATGTGGAGGATGATCCTTCGGAACAGAATGATCTCGCAGCAGTCGAGGAGCATGCACAACGCCGCGATGAGATGATCGCAGCCCTCGACGCTAAGCCACGTGGCGAAGCAGTGGGGGTCTCTCTCTGGAGAGTGTTCTGGGATCCTGATTTTTTCGGTGGCGAAGAAAATCGACAGCCTTGGATGGAAATCGTTCAATAG
- the patA gene encoding putative N-acetyl-LL-diaminopimelate aminotransferase: MSADQPNPSARSDVDPFVVMDVMREANRLEAAGRSIMHLEVGQPGAATPDTVRSIATETLNAGPLAYTDALGLPSLRARVARYYAEHHSVTVDPERVVVTAGSSAAFILTFLACFESGDRVGVPEPGYPAYRNTLRALGCEPVSIPVGPETDWVLTPNLIDEAEAKYGRLKGVLVASPSNPTGAMLTGPQMAALVKHNEAADRWFLSDEIYHRITYGRSDVSALEAGAEAIVINSFSKYYCMTGWRLGWAVVPERLVRPIERLAQNLFISPPTLSQIAAERAFDETTCLDENVAIYAENRRLLLRELPKAGITSFAPADGAFYLYADVSHLTDDSAAFCSAMLEEAGVAATPGADFDPTHGYQYVRFSFAGKTADMAEAARRLQEWLGA; encoded by the coding sequence ATGTCCGCTGATCAACCCAATCCGTCTGCCCGGAGCGACGTTGACCCATTCGTCGTGATGGATGTCATGCGTGAAGCAAACCGGCTTGAAGCTGCGGGCCGCTCGATCATGCATTTGGAAGTGGGGCAGCCAGGTGCTGCCACGCCGGACACTGTTCGATCGATCGCAACCGAAACCCTGAATGCGGGACCGCTCGCCTATACTGATGCTCTGGGCCTGCCCTCGTTGCGTGCGCGCGTCGCCAGATATTATGCCGAGCATCACTCTGTAACGGTTGATCCGGAACGGGTGGTTGTGACCGCTGGCTCCTCTGCCGCTTTCATCCTCACCTTTCTGGCATGTTTTGAATCAGGAGACCGGGTGGGCGTGCCGGAACCTGGATATCCAGCCTATCGCAACACCCTTCGCGCTCTGGGGTGCGAGCCTGTCTCCATTCCGGTTGGCCCTGAAACAGACTGGGTCCTGACCCCGAACCTGATAGATGAGGCAGAAGCAAAGTATGGAAGATTGAAGGGCGTATTGGTCGCAAGTCCCTCCAATCCAACAGGGGCGATGCTCACCGGCCCACAGATGGCTGCCCTAGTGAAACACAATGAAGCGGCAGACCGATGGTTCCTCTCCGACGAGATCTACCACCGTATCACCTATGGGCGGTCGGACGTGTCTGCTCTTGAAGCAGGCGCCGAAGCCATCGTCATCAACAGTTTCTCCAAATATTACTGCATGACAGGCTGGAGACTGGGGTGGGCTGTCGTGCCCGAGCGCCTGGTTAGGCCAATTGAACGTCTTGCACAGAACTTGTTTATCTCACCGCCGACGCTCTCGCAGATAGCAGCTGAGCGAGCTTTTGATGAGACAACCTGCCTTGATGAGAATGTCGCGATCTACGCGGAAAACAGACGGCTCTTGTTGCGGGAACTACCAAAGGCAGGCATCACATCTTTCGCGCCTGCAGACGGAGCGTTTTACCTCTATGCAGATGTGTCTCATCTGACTGACGACAGTGCCGCCTTTTGTTCAGCCATGCTTGAGGAAGCAGGAGTGGCTGCAACACCTGGCGCAGACTTTGATCCAACCCACGGATATCAATATGTGCGTTTTTCCTTTGCGGGAAAGACCGCGGATATGGCAGAAGCCGCTCGCCGTCTTCAAGAGTGGCTGGGCGCATAG
- the ggt gene encoding gamma-glutamyltranspeptidase, protein MASLSEKSILRPRENEDLMRPKFDRAGDNRRNSPPSTLKVATALGLAIGLASCGSLLGSSEPDTSASLGSVITADRSSRGLTGVGRASAEDNTAGGIGGFVVADEPQAVLIARDVLEKGGTVVDAAVSLYFTLAVTQPQAASLGGGGICLVHDRSARTTESIEFLPRRASAGGPVAIPGNVRGFALMHARFGQTSWSNLLAPAERLAATGTPVSRAMARSIQRNAVTIRGDQALARGLLAPSGLPLKELEEATQIELASTMGLIRSRGVSALYTGDAARVFATAIKDSGGNVSADDLRNYRPLVNDAGSVSAGAVTLRIPSATVGAGVFAENLWTGLQDIAPSDGAGAARAADAVALQLGAQGKLPDDLGSTGFAVSGANGDAVACAVTSNGSFGTGRTAGGTGVVMARSPDEPTSGLAPAFLAPVIAIAPDKATVAYVGASGGGPAAVAGVQQVARQLLTGDGTGLVDAIRAATPGPAPLVNAISCPLSPAGTTACEVGVDPNGAGLGAEAVGG, encoded by the coding sequence GTGGCCAGCCTGTCAGAGAAATCCATTCTGCGACCTAGGGAAAATGAAGATCTAATGAGGCCAAAATTTGATCGCGCTGGCGATAATCGTCGGAATTCGCCGCCTTCCACTCTTAAAGTCGCGACAGCCTTAGGCTTGGCGATTGGGCTTGCATCATGTGGCAGTCTGCTGGGCTCAAGTGAGCCGGACACAAGCGCATCGCTCGGCAGTGTAATAACGGCAGACCGCAGCAGTAGGGGGTTGACCGGTGTTGGTCGGGCATCGGCGGAGGACAATACTGCAGGCGGGATCGGCGGTTTTGTTGTTGCGGACGAGCCGCAGGCTGTGCTGATTGCCCGAGATGTCCTTGAAAAAGGCGGAACGGTGGTCGACGCAGCAGTATCGCTCTACTTCACGTTGGCTGTCACGCAACCGCAGGCGGCCAGCTTGGGCGGCGGTGGCATATGTCTCGTACATGACAGGTCCGCGCGAACGACTGAGAGCATTGAGTTTCTGCCCCGGCGCGCGAGCGCGGGTGGGCCCGTCGCTATTCCTGGCAACGTCCGCGGATTTGCGTTGATGCATGCCCGTTTTGGCCAAACGTCCTGGTCCAATCTCTTAGCCCCGGCAGAACGGCTAGCAGCGACCGGCACACCCGTTTCACGAGCAATGGCGCGTTCTATCCAGCGTAACGCAGTTACGATCCGGGGCGACCAGGCACTCGCCCGCGGCTTGCTTGCGCCGTCGGGGTTGCCACTAAAAGAGCTTGAGGAGGCGACGCAGATTGAGTTGGCGTCGACCATGGGCCTCATTCGATCCCGTGGCGTGTCTGCCCTTTACACAGGTGATGCTGCGAGAGTTTTTGCAACTGCGATCAAGGATTCAGGAGGCAATGTCTCCGCTGATGATCTGCGAAACTACCGTCCGCTTGTGAACGATGCTGGCAGTGTTTCTGCAGGCGCTGTGACTCTACGCATCCCCTCAGCAACGGTAGGTGCGGGGGTATTTGCAGAAAACCTCTGGACGGGCCTTCAAGACATTGCACCAAGCGATGGTGCTGGTGCCGCTCGAGCGGCAGATGCGGTAGCGCTTCAACTGGGTGCGCAGGGGAAATTGCCTGATGACCTTGGATCAACAGGCTTTGCCGTATCCGGCGCAAACGGCGATGCGGTTGCCTGCGCAGTTACGAGCAATGGGTCGTTTGGTACAGGCCGCACTGCAGGCGGGACGGGTGTGGTTATGGCGCGGTCACCAGATGAGCCAACAAGCGGCCTGGCTCCAGCTTTCTTAGCACCTGTCATTGCAATAGCGCCCGACAAAGCGACTGTGGCGTATGTTGGGGCCTCCGGGGGCGGCCCGGCAGCGGTCGCTGGCGTTCAACAAGTTGCGCGTCAGTTACTGACAGGCGATGGAACTGGACTGGTTGACGCAATCAGGGCCGCCACGCCGGGGCCGGCACCACTTGTAAACGCAATTAGTTGTCCCTTGAGCCCGGCTGGCACTACCGCCTGTGAAGTTGGCGTTGATCCTAACGGAGCGGGGCTTGGTGCGGAAGCCGTCGGTGGATAG
- the bepA gene encoding beta-barrel assembly-enhancing protease, translated as MKYRSGKHDACEVDLEMDVTMFTLKARRLRMLSSTVAMFMAMLIALPMSAQAMGLIRDAETEYLMRAFSDPIFRAAGLDPNAVRIHLVNDGSLNAFVAGGQRMFLHTGLIQQSDRPNMLIGVIAHETGHMAGGHLSRTQQALKSAAVPVIVSTLLGIGAIVAGAGDAGFALITGGQTLAQRDFLSYSRIQEASADQAAVTYLDQVGWSGRGMMDTFYLFRGQEVLSDRQQDPYLRSHPLSTQRLSALEDRVLNSPFVDVQDPPEWISAFEMIKAKLHGFIDRPAVTIRRYPASDTSIPARYARAVAFHKLGDLARALNEIEPLLAAMPNNPFIWELKGQVLFESGKVEESVAPYRRSVELAPGSPLLHVGLAQSLISLERREETIEGLQHLEVAHRTDKENSRAYHQASIAYARLGDYGNAELSTAERFYVLGQLPRAKQHAARAQVEMDEGTPGWLRAEDILQEKPQGS; from the coding sequence ATGAAGTATCGATCCGGCAAGCATGATGCTTGCGAAGTCGATCTGGAAATGGACGTTACGATGTTTACTTTGAAAGCTCGCCGACTTCGTATGCTCTCATCTACCGTTGCCATGTTCATGGCCATGCTTATCGCCTTGCCGATGTCTGCGCAGGCCATGGGTCTTATTCGGGATGCAGAGACCGAATATCTGATGCGAGCTTTCTCGGATCCCATCTTTCGAGCCGCTGGTCTTGATCCAAATGCCGTCAGAATACATCTCGTCAATGACGGTTCACTAAATGCCTTCGTCGCTGGCGGCCAACGCATGTTCCTGCATACCGGCCTCATCCAGCAATCAGACCGGCCCAATATGTTGATCGGCGTTATCGCGCACGAAACCGGACATATGGCTGGTGGCCATCTGTCACGCACTCAGCAAGCGTTGAAATCAGCTGCTGTGCCGGTGATTGTGTCTACCCTGCTCGGCATCGGGGCCATTGTCGCGGGTGCGGGTGATGCGGGGTTTGCCCTCATCACCGGTGGCCAGACGCTTGCTCAGCGAGATTTTCTCTCCTACAGCCGTATCCAGGAAGCATCTGCCGACCAGGCCGCGGTCACCTATCTGGATCAGGTGGGCTGGTCGGGCCGAGGGATGATGGACACATTCTATCTCTTCCGCGGTCAAGAAGTCCTAAGCGACCGCCAGCAAGACCCATATCTGCGGTCTCACCCGCTCTCCACGCAGCGCCTTAGCGCCCTGGAGGACCGAGTGCTGAACTCACCGTTTGTTGATGTGCAGGACCCTCCGGAGTGGATATCCGCCTTCGAAATGATAAAAGCCAAGCTGCACGGCTTTATTGACAGGCCCGCTGTCACCATCCGCCGCTATCCAGCGTCGGACACCAGCATCCCAGCGCGATATGCGCGCGCGGTTGCCTTTCACAAACTGGGTGATCTTGCGCGGGCGTTGAACGAAATCGAACCACTGCTCGCCGCCATGCCCAACAATCCATTCATTTGGGAACTAAAAGGTCAGGTCCTCTTTGAAAGCGGCAAAGTGGAAGAATCAGTTGCCCCCTATCGCCGGTCTGTTGAACTTGCTCCTGGCTCCCCGCTCCTGCATGTCGGCCTCGCTCAGTCCCTGATTAGCCTCGAGCGACGCGAAGAAACCATTGAAGGGCTTCAACATCTAGAAGTTGCACACCGGACCGACAAAGAGAACTCCCGCGCCTACCATCAAGCCTCAATCGCCTATGCGCGCCTTGGCGACTATGGCAATGCTGAGCTGTCTACCGCAGAGCGCTTCTATGTTCTCGGACAGCTGCCGCGCGCTAAACAGCATGCTGCCCGTGCACAAGTTGAGATGGACGAAGGAACACCTGGCTGGCTGCGGGCTGAAGATATTTTGCAAGAGAAACCACAAGGAAGCTGA
- a CDS encoding SnoaL-like domain protein produces MKNLLSSLLLATLLVGGNAMADEMRQTVYQDRSDVSQLMYKWAFYRDHGMWDELRTTFHAEGTIQVTWFTGEFSEFVDASIKMAEGGAVSVHQIKPSIVDVVGDRAIAITPASITARANPGVELDLSSEAYFFDFVERREGEWKILRRICVYQKDRMDSVLPSLRFWLMSWFVDTETYDPAYKFLGGALAMQGYAIGPQIVDNTNESRALYAEGQAWLTEER; encoded by the coding sequence ATGAAAAATCTTTTGTCATCGCTCTTGTTGGCGACCCTGTTGGTTGGTGGGAACGCTATGGCCGATGAAATGCGTCAGACCGTCTATCAAGATCGGTCTGACGTAAGTCAGCTTATGTACAAGTGGGCCTTCTATAGGGACCATGGCATGTGGGATGAGTTGCGTACGACGTTCCACGCAGAAGGAACGATCCAGGTCACATGGTTCACCGGAGAATTTTCTGAATTTGTGGATGCCTCCATAAAAATGGCAGAAGGCGGAGCTGTATCTGTCCACCAGATCAAGCCTTCAATTGTTGATGTGGTAGGCGACCGGGCCATTGCCATTACGCCGGCGTCCATCACAGCGAGAGCCAACCCCGGTGTGGAGTTAGACCTCTCGTCGGAAGCCTATTTCTTTGATTTTGTGGAACGAAGAGAGGGGGAGTGGAAGATCTTGCGTAGGATCTGCGTCTATCAGAAAGACCGTATGGATAGCGTGCTGCCGTCGCTCCGCTTCTGGCTCATGTCCTGGTTCGTTGACACGGAGACCTATGATCCAGCCTACAAGTTTCTTGGGGGTGCTCTTGCGATGCAGGGATATGCGATAGGACCGCAGATTGTGGATAATACAAACGAGTCCCGCGCGCTTTATGCTGAAGGCCAAGCCTGGCTTACAGAAGAGAGATAG
- the rne gene encoding ribonuclease E, with protein sequence MGNKMLIDAAHPEETRVVVVHGNRVEEFDFESENKKQLRGNIYLAKVTRVEPSLQAAFVEYGGNRHGFLAFNEIHPDYYQIPVADREELLKEWAAETRAQDDDEDESDDASADIESDADSDADTELDAAAEDADVAESEGDEEEAADVASDETVEAMGNEDAIEEAQPKKQRRQLRSYKIQEVIKRRQVILIQVVKEERGNKGAALTTYLSLAGRYCVLMPNTARGGGISRKITNGGDRKKLKAVAEGLDVPEGMGLIVRTAGAKRTKTEIKRDFEYLLRLWERVRDLTLESMAPALVYEEGSLIKRSIRDLYSKDIDQVLIEGDGAYREAKDFMRMLMPSHAKNVQPYKDREPIFQKHSIDTQLDAMFSETVTLKSGGYLVINQTEALVAIDVNSGRATKERNIEATALKTNLEAAAEAARQFRLRDLAGLIVIDFIDMDENRNNRSVEKKLKEALKSDRARIQVGRISHFGLLEMSRQRMRAGIIEGSTVVCPACSGSGFVRSVESTALHVLRAVEAEAVKGKSPAFTVTVSPEVAIYILNQKRSHLLDIEATYGVSVYIETDRDVHGSDHKVEPAASRGTVQVRPPVTGTDVADEVADEESETRADNDDEEEQPKRKRRRRRRRGGRKSEDENGTEADADAETKSAEETADANSEADAEDSAEASEGNSDEDGSEEDKPKRRRRRGRRGGRRNRKTTDADGENTTSDDETASDDASNVSDSSDDAEADAGEPEEAPVLVAYSREPDAEPETPKTDASDEAVAEAPAADPDPETVEAETPEPEVVEAEAVAPEPEPKEEKPAGPAKSGWWRRRTSAD encoded by the coding sequence ATGGGAAACAAAATGCTCATCGATGCCGCCCACCCGGAAGAAACCCGGGTTGTGGTGGTACACGGAAATCGAGTTGAAGAATTTGACTTTGAATCCGAAAACAAAAAGCAGCTGCGCGGGAATATCTATCTCGCCAAGGTAACGCGGGTTGAACCCTCGCTACAGGCGGCCTTTGTTGAATATGGCGGCAATCGCCACGGCTTCCTTGCCTTCAATGAAATTCACCCGGACTATTACCAGATCCCCGTCGCGGACCGCGAAGAGCTTCTGAAGGAATGGGCTGCGGAAACCCGCGCTCAGGATGACGACGAAGACGAATCTGACGACGCCAGCGCAGACATTGAGTCAGATGCTGACAGCGATGCAGATACTGAGCTGGACGCTGCTGCAGAAGATGCCGATGTGGCGGAGAGCGAGGGTGACGAGGAAGAAGCGGCAGATGTCGCATCCGACGAGACAGTCGAAGCCATGGGCAATGAAGATGCCATAGAAGAGGCACAGCCTAAGAAACAGCGCCGGCAGCTTCGGTCCTATAAAATTCAGGAAGTGATCAAGCGCCGTCAGGTGATCCTGATCCAAGTAGTCAAGGAAGAACGCGGCAATAAGGGCGCTGCGCTCACCACCTACCTCTCTCTCGCCGGTCGCTATTGCGTGCTGATGCCGAACACGGCTCGTGGCGGCGGCATTTCCCGCAAGATTACAAATGGCGGCGATCGCAAGAAGCTGAAAGCGGTTGCGGAAGGCCTTGATGTGCCGGAAGGCATGGGGCTCATCGTTCGTACTGCTGGGGCGAAGCGCACGAAAACCGAAATCAAGCGCGACTTTGAATATCTACTCCGTCTGTGGGAGCGGGTCCGGGATCTCACCTTGGAGTCCATGGCCCCTGCCCTCGTTTATGAAGAAGGCAGCCTCATCAAGCGGTCCATTCGGGATCTCTATTCCAAAGATATCGATCAGGTACTGATCGAAGGCGATGGTGCGTACCGTGAGGCAAAAGACTTCATGCGGATGCTCATGCCGAGCCACGCAAAGAATGTGCAGCCTTATAAGGATCGCGAGCCGATCTTCCAGAAACACAGCATCGACACTCAGCTTGATGCCATGTTCTCTGAGACGGTTACGCTCAAATCAGGTGGCTATCTCGTCATCAACCAGACAGAAGCGCTGGTTGCCATTGATGTGAACTCCGGTCGGGCCACCAAAGAGCGCAATATTGAAGCGACGGCACTTAAGACGAACCTTGAAGCTGCGGCAGAAGCTGCCCGTCAATTCCGCCTTCGGGACCTTGCAGGCCTGATCGTCATCGACTTTATCGATATGGACGAGAACCGGAACAATCGGTCCGTTGAGAAAAAACTGAAAGAAGCGCTGAAATCAGATCGCGCTCGTATCCAGGTCGGTCGCATCAGCCATTTCGGTCTTCTTGAAATGTCGCGCCAGCGTATGCGGGCTGGGATTATTGAAGGCTCTACAGTGGTCTGTCCGGCCTGTAGCGGTTCGGGCTTTGTGCGTTCTGTTGAGTCAACCGCCCTCCACGTCTTGCGTGCTGTTGAAGCAGAAGCTGTCAAAGGCAAGAGCCCGGCCTTCACGGTCACAGTGTCGCCTGAAGTTGCGATTTACATTCTCAATCAGAAGCGCTCCCACCTGTTGGACATCGAGGCCACTTACGGTGTGTCTGTCTATATCGAAACAGACCGCGACGTGCATGGCTCCGACCACAAGGTCGAGCCCGCCGCTTCGCGAGGTACCGTTCAGGTACGCCCTCCTGTGACGGGAACTGACGTGGCCGACGAGGTGGCAGACGAAGAGTCTGAGACCCGCGCCGACAATGATGATGAAGAGGAGCAGCCTAAACGCAAGCGTCGGAGACGGCGTCGGCGCGGTGGCCGCAAATCTGAGGATGAAAACGGGACAGAAGCAGACGCAGACGCGGAAACAAAGTCAGCTGAGGAAACTGCCGACGCCAATAGTGAGGCTGACGCCGAAGACAGCGCAGAAGCATCTGAAGGCAATAGCGACGAAGACGGGTCAGAAGAAGACAAACCGAAGCGCCGTCGTCGCCGGGGTCGCCGGGGCGGACGTCGCAATCGCAAGACTACTGATGCAGATGGCGAAAACACCACTTCAGATGACGAAACGGCATCGGACGATGCAAGCAATGTAAGCGACAGCAGTGATGATGCTGAAGCCGATGCTGGCGAGCCTGAAGAAGCCCCAGTTCTGGTTGCCTATTCTCGCGAACCAGACGCTGAACCAGAAACGCCGAAGACAGACGCTTCCGATGAAGCTGTTGCTGAGGCGCCAGCGGCTGATCCAGACCCCGAAACAGTAGAAGCAGAGACCCCAGAACCTGAAGTGGTTGAAGCCGAAGCTGTGGCACCTGAGCCAGAGCCAAAAGAAGAGAAGCCTGCCGGTCCCGCTAAGAGTGGATGGTGGCGCCGTCGCACGTCCGCTGACTAG